GGGTAGAAAAGATAGCCCAGAAGCCCTTTTAATGACCAGTCCAGCTGAATGCCTGCAAAATTATTAATCCTTAATCCCACAGATGAAAGAAGAAAATCCATAAGCGCAACAATACCTAAAAATGCAAGTAGAAGCGCTATTATGCCGATTACCATCTTAACGCCTTCGTTTGCTCCGTTTATGACCGCCTCTATGATGGTTGATTCTTTTTCATAATGCGGCGATACGTTTATCCCGAGCGTATCAGGCTTGCTGGTTTCAGGCATGATAATCTTTGACATTACTATTGCGGCAATTGCTGAAAGTATTGATGCTGAGACAAGATGCCCCGCTATTGTCGGAAATTGTCCGTGCAGGATAAAGACATAAAGAGCAAGGACGTTTGACGCCGTTGTTGACATCCCTGCGGCAAGTATGGTGCAAAGCTCAGACCGCGTCATGCCGCCGAGGTGGGGGAGCACGGTCATGTTGGCCTCAACGCCTACAAAAATATTGCTGGAGACACTCAGGGATTCTGCCCCGCTTATCCCCATCAGCTTTGTAAAGACCCTTGAGAAGATTTTCACGAGCCGCGGCATTACTCCAATGTAGTAAAGGACAGCCATCAGGCTGGCAAAAAATATTATTGTCGGCAGAGCCTGAAACGCCAGGACAAAACCCAGCGATTCCTCTCCCATTTCATTTTTTGTTCCGGGCGGCAGGGCAAGTCTTCCGAAGAGAAATCTTGTGCCGGCGCTTGCGCTGTCAAGCACCTTTACCACAGCATCGTTTATGAAGAGAAATACGTGTGAGCC
This DNA window, taken from Nitrospirota bacterium, encodes the following:
- a CDS encoding nucleoside transporter translates to MYNLISFSGIFILMLVAWAFSADRRVINWRVILWGTVIQLVFAIFIFVVPAGSHVFLFINDAVVKVLDSASAGTRFLFGRLALPPGTKNEMGEESLGFVLAFQALPTIIFFASLMAVLYYIGVMPRLVKIFSRVFTKLMGISGAESLSVSSNIFVGVEANMTVLPHLGGMTRSELCTILAAGMSTTASNVLALYVFILHGQFPTIAGHLVSASILSAIAAIVMSKIIMPETSKPDTLGINVSPHYEKESTIIEAVINGANEGVKMVIGIIALLLAFLGIVALMDFLLSSVGLRINNFAGIQLDWSLKGLLGYLFYPLTLVIGVPPSDALEIAKLIGERAVLTEVKSYQDLAALLTSGALKDPRSAVLAAYALCGFAHIASLAIFVGGTAALAPKRTKDISDVGVRALIAATLACLMTAAVAGTFFTGSSILYR